In a genomic window of Ipomoea triloba cultivar NCNSP0323 chromosome 3, ASM357664v1:
- the LOC116014164 gene encoding 1-aminocyclopropane-1-carboxylate synthase 7-like, producing MGIEIEQQKQPCVELSKVAVSDTHGENSPYFAGWKAYDENPFDEKHNPLGVIQMGLAENQVSFDLLEEYLEKHPETRTSSSGFKENALFQDYHGLLSFRKAMASFMEQIRGGRARFDPERVVITAGATAANELLTFILADPGDALLVPTPYYPGFDRDLRWRTGVKIVPVHCDSSTNFQVTRTALETAYNEAETKGIKIRGILITNPSNPLGATIQRSILEDILDFATRKNIHLVSDEIYSGSAFSSSEFISIAEILESRNHKDSERCHIVYSLSKDLGLPGFRVGTIYSYNDKVVTTARRMSSFTLISSHTQQLLASMLSDRDFTRNYINTNRQRLRRRYDMIVEGLKAAGIDCLKGNAGLFCWMNLSPFLKEPTRECELEIWEKFLREVKLNISPGSSCHCSEPGWFRVCFANMTEQTLQVALARIRRFMENRTKVNNGGI from the exons TTGCCGTGTCAGATACCCACGGCGAGAACTCGCCGTATTTTGCAGGGTGGAAAGCATATGACGAAAACCCTTTTGATGAGAAGCATAACCCGTTGGGAGTCATACAAATGGGTTTGGCAGAGAATCAA gtTTCGTTTGATTTGTTGGAGGAGTACTTGGAGAAGCACCCTGAAACCAGAACAAGCAGTTCCGGGTTTAAGGAAAACGCGTTGTTTCAAGACTATCATGGGCTTCTCTCTTTCAGAAAAGCAATGGCTTCCTTCATGGAACAGATTAGAGGTGGGAGAGCAAGATTTGATCCTGAAAGAGTTGTCATTACCGCCGGCGCCACAGCTGCTAACGAGCTCTTAACCTTCATTCTAGCTGATCCCGGCGATGCTTTGCTCGTCCCAACCCCTTACTATCCGGG atTTGATAGAGATTTGAGGTGGAGAACGGGAGTGAAGATTGTGCCGGTCCATTGTGACAGTTCAACCAATTTTCAGGTGACTAGGACGGCATTAGAGACAGCATACAATGAAGCTGAAACCAAGGGGATAAAGATTAGAGGAATACTAATAACAAACCCGTCAAACCCATTGGGCGCCACCATTCAAAGATCAATCCTGGAAGACATCCTGGATTTCGCGACGAGGAAGAACATCCATTTAGTATCCGACGAAATCTACTCCGGCTCCGCATTCTCATCCTCCGAATTCATCAGCATTGCCGAGATTCTGGAATCCCGAAACCACAAAGATTCCGAGAGATGCCACATCGTCTACAGCCTGTCCAAGGATCTAGGCCTCCCGGGATTCCGCGTGGGGACCATATACTCCTACAACGACAAGGTGGTGACGACAGCCAGACGAATGTCGAGCTTCACCTTAATCTCCTCGCACACGCAGCAGCTCTTGGCGTCCATGCTGTCCGACAGGGACTTCACCCGCAACTACATAAACACCAACCGCCAGAGACTGAGGCGGCGCTACGACATGATAGTGGAGGGGCTAAAAGCCGCCGGAATCGATTGCCTGAAAGGGAACGCGGGCTTGTTTTGCTGGATGAATTTGAGCCCATTCTTGAAAGAACCCACCCGGGAATGCGAACTGGAAATCTGGGAAAAATTCTTGCGTGAAGTGAAGCTCAATATTTCGCCGGGATCTTCTTGCCATTGCTCGGAGCCGGGGTGGTTCAGAGTTTGTTTTGCTAATATGACTGAACAAACACTCCAAGTCGCACTCGCCAGAATTCGCCGTTTCATGGAAAACAGAACCAAAGTTAATAATGGGGGCATTTAA